ATTCTGCCCTCCTGTGCCCTCTGCTCCTTATCGTCTCACTTCAGCTCAAGCCCTGTGCCCACATTCCTCATGTACTTTTCGAGTGTTCTGGTGTGCAAATCCTCATTGGTGCAGTGGGTGGCACTGTGgagcagacacacagacacacacaccactgATTGGTCATCTGTCACTGTGTGTGCCCCACATGTGTTAGTCACATACAGTCGGTGGTCAAGCAAGTGACATTAAAGGCTCCCAGCTTTGATCAGATGAGCCACCCTGCTGAGATGCACTGTGCCTGCTACCAAAATATACAATGCTGCCATCTGATGGTGATGCCCAGGCCTGCACCTCCATGGCACTCACATTCATGAAGCCTGAATAAACAAAagactaaacatccatccattggtCTTCTGAAGCCCCTTCATCTGAGTTAGACGTCACTGAAGGCCACGTCCCGTACCAGGAGCATGGGCCAGGCCTGAGGGGGGCGCCAGACCATCAAGAAGACTTGGAATATGTGAGCAGAAGGTCAGGGTGGATGTGAAAATGTCACCTAAAGGACCTCAGTTCTGGGCTTTGACCGCTAGAGGGCACTCCAGCTCAAGTGCCAAACAAGAGCAAGAGGAGAGCATGATGGGAAAACGGCAAAGCAGCTGCCCCCCTGCACTCCCAGTGGGCCCAGTGAAGAGGCTGATGCCCGCTGCCCCACAGCCCTGTCACCAACACGCCCCGCACCTGCCTTTCCAGATCTcgggcctttctttctttctttctttcacaaacACTAATGtcacacaattacatttttttctttctcttctattCATCCccgtcatatagcgcctttcacttctgtccatGTTCACTGCTTTCCCCTGCCAGTCAAACTTTGAGCCAGAGGTGACTTTATTTGTGTCACTCGCAGTCCTTCCTGCAATGACATCCTGCATTTGGACCGAGGCACCAGTGAAGAGCCACCACCTGGGCTTTTGTCCCTACTGTCCCTGCTCTACTGTGCCCCTACAACCTGAGAACGCTGAGCTTGTGTCCAGCCATTTGGCGTCCGTCTGTGGCTCGGGGTTTTCTCTTTGGCATTTCTGTGATGACTGCCCACTAACTTTGAGGTGGTAcccactgtgaaaggcgctatatgtgaCGAAGGtgcatctgtccatccattatgaaGCCTCCGTCAGATCAGGGTGACAAACTCTGGACTTGTGTGTGACGTCCTGAGCACTGGTAGTGAAGGCAGCCCCCTGCTGGGCACTTCTTAATAAGGGGATCATCTGTCACCAGGAGGTCACAGAATGCCACCTTCGACACCACAAGTTTAGGAAAATAAGCCAAAGATCCGAAATGGATGAGGGGCACAGCTGAGTAGTGCAGGGCATTAAATGGGCATCTCGTGACTGAGCATGTGCCAGGGAGCGCGAGTGACGTTGTGACATCGGGAGCACATGGAGACACGCCGGTGCCCTTTGCCCTTACATTTCTTATACCCTCCGCCTGCCCCTTGTCCAGGTCAGAATCATGGCAGCAGGGTGACCATGGCCTTCATTCAGAGACGTGCCTCTGTTAGGGACCCCCCTTCCTGTATTATTGCTGTGGAGAATGtcccatgaaaggcgctatataaaggcaGCGCTgtgctcctcctcttcttcttcttcttcttcttcttgcacagGATTGACATTTTCAAGTATGTCATCTACGGAGTGGCCGCCGCTTTCTTCGTCTATGGGATCCTGCTGATGGTGGAGGGCTTCTTCACGACTGGCGCCATTAAGGATCTGTACGGGGACTTCAAGATCACCACGTGTGGCCGATGTGTCAGCGCCTGGGTAAGTAAGTAAGTGTGCGCCCGGGAATGTCCCACCGAATGTCCCAAGCCTCCAGGCTCACTAAAGGGACAAAGCTGGCTTTGTGAGAGCTCACCATAAGGAAGCTTCTTTGTGTGCCCATTCAGCATGAATGTCACCCACATGCCAATCCTGTGAGTATGAAAATCAAATTGCAGCTCTTAGTCATCTGCCCACGTGTGACAACATCATGTGGTGGACTCGACTGCCGTGCACTGGCGCACCCTAAAGGGGCGGGTTCCTCCTCACTGCCACCCATTGACCCGATGGGCACGAGTCTCAATGGCTGAATGGCACAGCAGGTGGAAGTGCAGACCCTGAAGCCCCCAAAGTGGCATTACCAGCTCAGCCATCCATTTCAAATTAGGACCCCAGGTTGAAGGCTGACCTAGAAGGGACACCAGGACATTGTGAAGTGACATTTTAGTGTCGGCAGCCACCTTAAACTGTTCACTCCTAACTGTCAGGGCCCGGGCAGCAGCACTGCCATGCACTGGACCACCGTACCAGCTGAAGCTAGGCAGTGAGTGGGGGGGTGAAGCTCACCACTCTGTCCATATTCAGCATGACTCACATTGGCACTGAGGATGGCACTGCAGCTTGCTTACCTCACGATCAGGCACAGAGTAAATAGTCCTTGATGGCACATAGAGGGCCACCGTGTCACTGCACTGGCCATTTAGTCTATAAGCAGGGAAGCAGAGTGGACAGTAAGGCAGTCCAGATGTGACCCATGTATGGCCGGCTCACTGTGGGGTACAACCACTTTGTAAGAGGGCACCACTGTCTGGCTGCCAGGGGCATGCTGGATGACATGGCATACAAGGTGCCACCTGTGGAAACTGAAGAGGCTGAAGGATGGCAGCTTAATGGTGCCCTCAGGTGTTCTGGGCACTGCTCTAACTCAGGTGAGTGCTCCACGTGGCACTGGCCATTATAAGCCATGGAAGGGAGGTGCCAGCAGTTTCTTGGCGCTCAGTGCCCACACTCATGTCCATCTTCTTGCTTGCAGTTCATCATGCTGACCTATGTCTTCATGCTGGCCTGGCTGGGGGTCACTGCCTTCACCTCACTGCCAGTCTTCATGTACTTCAACATCTGGACCATCTGTCAGAACACCACCATAGTGGGCGGCACCAACCTGTGTCTGGACTTGCGTCAGTATGGTAAGTGGTCCCTCAGATGGCTGCTCATGCCCACAGTGTCCATGGTCATGGAGTGAAGGACTCCTCTCCTGTTCTTCATCCAGTTCTACATGGTCGGCCATCATCCCACCAGTGCTATGTGGGCATGGGGCAGGCAATGGACTTCTTGTTGTCATTGATTTCCATCGAGTAAGGTGACACAGATGTGATGTACCAGGGCAGAGTGTCCTGGGAGGGGCACTTGCCATTCCGTGAGTTGTTTTTGTCCAGTGGGGGCACTTGATCTGCTGTACACCCATGACACTGTACCCTCTTTTTGCAGGAATCGTCCCTGTTGGGGATGAGAAGAAAGTCTGCGTGGGCTCTGACAACTTCTACAAGATGTGTGAATCTACtgaggtgagtgtgtgtgccagTGCCCGAGGCAGGTGGCTGTGTGCCCAGAAGGCACCAGATAGTAGGCAAGTGGGCAGCAGCCTGCAAGTTTGGGGAAGAGCTGGCACCCTCTACTGCTGGCACTGGTGGCACTGATGCTGTGTCTTGCCTTGCAGCTCGACCTCACGTTCCATTTGTTCATCGTTGCCCTCGCGGGTGCAGGAGCAGCCGTCATCGCCATGGTGAGCACCGTcactttgtctgtctgtctgtctgtctgtctgtctgtctgggtgTCGTTTGTGTTGCTGCCATTCCGCACGGCTTCTCTCATTTGAATTTTCCCCGTTGGAGACGACAAAGAGGCACAGACGGTGAGAGCTGCACGTTGCCATGGTAACAGGATGAAGAAATGCCAGGCGGTGCGCAGTCCTCGAAAGGCAGCCGTCTTAGctgacattttcttcttcttgc
This genomic window from Polypterus senegalus isolate Bchr_013 chromosome 4, ASM1683550v1, whole genome shotgun sequence contains:
- the gpm6ab gene encoding glycoprotein M6Ab, translated to MEENMEEGQAPKGCFECCIKCLGGIPYASLIATILLYAGVALFCGCGHEALSGTTNILQAYFEVERTAGDTLDVFTMIDIFKYVIYGVAAAFFVYGILLMVEGFFTTGAIKDLYGDFKITTCGRCVSAWFIMLTYVFMLAWLGVTAFTSLPVFMYFNIWTICQNTTIVGGTNLCLDLRQYGIVPVGDEKKVCVGSDNFYKMCESTELDLTFHLFIVALAGAGAAVIAMVHYLMVLSANWAYVKDACRMQKYEDIKSKEEQELHDIHSTRSKERLNAYT